From Streptobacillus felis:
GTAAATGAGGGAGAAATAAGGATACTTGAAAAGCTTTTAGAAGAAAGTATTGTAAATCTTCAAAGTATATGTGAGTATTTTAGAGTTTCAAACAGAACAATACAGTATAATATTAATAATATAAATTACTATTTATTTAAAAAAGG
This genomic window contains:
- a CDS encoding helix-turn-helix domain-containing protein, whose amino-acid sequence is MVNEGEIRILEKLLEESIVNLQSICEYFRVSNRTIQYNINNINYYLFKKG